In the genome of Thermoanaerobacterium sp. PSU-2, one region contains:
- the tsaE gene encoding tRNA (adenosine(37)-N6)-threonylcarbamoyltransferase complex ATPase subunit type 1 TsaE: MKIHFRTKSSDETEKIGFKLGGLLKRGSIVLISGDLGVGKTVLTKGIAKGMGICDYVTSPTFMIVNEHMGEIPLYHFDVYRIDDYMELYDIGYEEYFYGDGVCVIEWPEKIMPLIPEENIFVHIFMSDSFDERIIEIESHGAKYDEVIKEMK, from the coding sequence ATGAAAATACATTTTAGGACAAAAAGCTCTGATGAAACGGAAAAGATAGGGTTTAAATTAGGCGGTTTGCTAAAAAGAGGAAGTATTGTGCTTATATCTGGAGATTTAGGTGTAGGCAAGACAGTTTTGACAAAAGGCATTGCTAAAGGCATGGGTATATGCGACTATGTCACAAGCCCTACATTCATGATTGTAAATGAGCATATGGGAGAAATTCCTCTTTACCATTTTGACGTGTATAGAATTGACGACTACATGGAATTGTACGATATAGGCTATGAGGAATATTTTTACGGTGATGGTGTTTGTGTCATTGAGTGGCCTGAAAAGATAATGCCTCTTATCCCGGAGGAAAATATATTTGTGCATATTTTCATGAGCGATTCTTTCGATGAGAGGATAATAGAGATAGAATCACATGGTGCAAAATACGATGAAGTGATTAAGGAGATGAAGTGA
- the arcC gene encoding carbamate kinase, with protein MKGKVVIALGGNALQDKDMVPTAESQLNTVRKTAMYIADIIKEGYSVIVTHGNGPQVGNIIIQNETASNIIPAMPFDVCGAESQGMIGYMIQQCLGEVFKEKNIQKDVATIVTQVVVDKDDAAFSHPTKPIGPFYSKEDAELLEKEKGYQMVEDSGRGYRRVVASPEPKEIVELNTIKLLERNGVVVITAGGGGIPVVRKNGSLKGVAAVIDKDLASEKLAEDLDADILLILTAVEKVYINYKKPDEKPLDVISSHDIEMYLNEGHFAEGSMMPKVKAAIRFARSRKGRRAIITSLEKAHDALSGNTGTVVVDD; from the coding sequence ATGAAAGGAAAAGTAGTAATTGCGCTTGGGGGAAATGCACTGCAAGACAAGGATATGGTGCCTACAGCCGAATCACAATTGAATACAGTTAGAAAGACGGCTATGTACATTGCAGACATCATAAAAGAAGGGTATTCTGTCATTGTGACACATGGAAATGGGCCACAGGTAGGAAACATCATAATACAGAACGAGACAGCGTCTAACATAATACCAGCCATGCCCTTTGATGTGTGCGGCGCGGAAAGCCAGGGAATGATAGGCTATATGATTCAGCAATGTTTAGGCGAGGTTTTTAAAGAGAAGAATATACAAAAGGATGTTGCAACAATCGTTACACAGGTTGTTGTAGATAAAGATGATGCTGCATTTTCACATCCTACAAAGCCAATAGGACCGTTTTACTCTAAGGAAGATGCGGAGCTATTGGAAAAGGAAAAAGGATATCAGATGGTAGAGGACAGTGGAAGAGGATATAGGAGAGTCGTAGCATCACCAGAGCCTAAAGAGATAGTTGAATTAAACACAATAAAGCTTTTGGAGAGAAACGGTGTCGTTGTAATAACGGCGGGTGGCGGAGGAATACCTGTAGTAAGGAAAAATGGCAGCTTAAAAGGTGTGGCTGCTGTGATAGATAAAGATTTGGCATCTGAGAAATTGGCAGAAGATTTGGATGCAGATATTTTATTGATATTGACCGCTGTAGAAAAAGTGTACATCAACTACAAAAAGCCTGATGAAAAGCCTCTGGATGTGATTTCAAGCCATGATATAGAGATGTATTTAAACGAAGGTCATTTTGCAGAAGGCTCAATGATGCCGAAAGTCAAGGCTGCAATAAGGTTTGCCAGGTCAAGAAAAGGAAGGCGAGCCATAATAACGTCTTTAGAAAAGGCACATGATGCTTTATCAGGAAATACAGGCACTGTTGTGGTTGACGATTAA
- a CDS encoding ECF transporter S component, with amino-acid sequence MEHSKTKVIVTVGLLSAIAFVLMYLEFQLPLFPSFLKFDFSDIPPLLAAFALGPVYGIFVEIVKNVIHLPVSQSAGIGEVANFVVGSIYVFTVGVIYMRNKSKKSALFAMILGTIVMAIAGSVLNYYVFLPLYQKIMGWPLSAIVGMGKAVNSHIVDLKTLIAYGIFPFNILKGLVISLITFLIYKKLSPMLKM; translated from the coding sequence ATGGAACACAGCAAGACAAAAGTGATTGTGACTGTAGGGCTGCTTTCCGCAATAGCATTTGTACTGATGTACTTAGAATTTCAATTGCCACTATTTCCAAGCTTTTTAAAATTTGATTTTAGCGATATACCGCCTCTTTTAGCGGCATTTGCATTAGGGCCTGTATACGGCATCTTTGTGGAGATTGTAAAGAATGTGATACATCTTCCAGTTAGTCAATCTGCAGGTATAGGAGAAGTGGCCAATTTCGTTGTAGGCTCTATTTACGTATTTACTGTTGGCGTAATCTACATGAGAAACAAATCTAAAAAGTCAGCGTTATTTGCAATGATTTTAGGAACTATTGTCATGGCTATTGCGGGATCAGTATTAAACTACTATGTATTTTTGCCATTATATCAGAAGATAATGGGTTGGCCGTTAAGCGCCATCGTTGGAATGGGAAAAGCGGTAAATAGCCATATAGTTGATTTGAAGACATTGATAGCGTACGGTATTTTTCCTTTCAACATCTTGAAAGGCTTAGTAATATCTCTAATCACGTTCCTCATTTACAAGAAATTATCTCCAATGTTGAAGATGTAG
- the rimI gene encoding ribosomal protein S18-alanine N-acetyltransferase yields MDIKIRPMVKSDIDKVMEIEYLSFSVPWSFESFVMEVTKNSCAHYIVAEVDGKVAGYGGFWVVVDEGHITNIAVHPDFRGKGVGSAIVEGLIELAKNKGITSMTLEVRESNLVAQSLYKKYGFRPVGKRRGYYQDNNEDAVIMWKYDM; encoded by the coding sequence ATGGATATAAAGATTCGCCCTATGGTAAAAAGCGATATAGACAAAGTCATGGAAATTGAGTATTTAAGCTTTTCTGTGCCATGGTCTTTTGAATCATTTGTGATGGAAGTTACGAAAAATAGTTGTGCACACTACATTGTTGCTGAGGTAGATGGCAAGGTGGCTGGATACGGTGGTTTTTGGGTGGTTGTGGACGAAGGACATATAACAAACATTGCCGTTCATCCGGATTTTCGAGGGAAAGGTGTAGGTTCTGCCATTGTTGAAGGGCTTATTGAACTTGCAAAAAATAAAGGCATAACGTCTATGACGCTGGAAGTGAGAGAATCTAACCTTGTAGCACAATCGCTTTATAAAAAATACGGATTTAGACCTGTTGGCAAGAGAAGAGGGTATTATCAGGACAACAATGAAGATGCAGTTATAATGTGGAAATACGATATGTAA
- the tsaB gene encoding tRNA (adenosine(37)-N6)-threonylcarbamoyltransferase complex dimerization subunit type 1 TsaB, whose translation MKILAIDSSSKTATVALVDESGLIGEFSINHLRHSVILMPMMDELLKMAEVKKEEITHIAVCEGPGSFTGLRIGAATAKGLAQSFDVPIVGVSSLDALAYNVGEFKGIICPIIDALRGNVYMAFYKGGSELNRLKDVSLEEVGVVMDIVKGYGEEVLFVGDGTIAYKDTLKSALPDAFFASPINNISRASSVGMMALKKISKGEICTYLDFKPYYIRKPAPLENSK comes from the coding sequence ATGAAGATACTTGCAATAGACTCATCGTCAAAGACGGCTACTGTCGCTTTAGTGGATGAAAGTGGCTTAATAGGTGAATTTTCTATAAATCATCTGAGACATTCTGTTATATTGATGCCAATGATGGATGAACTTTTAAAAATGGCGGAGGTAAAAAAGGAGGAAATAACCCATATAGCTGTATGTGAAGGACCAGGATCTTTTACAGGTTTAAGGATAGGTGCCGCTACTGCGAAGGGATTAGCTCAATCTTTTGATGTGCCAATTGTTGGCGTATCATCATTAGATGCCCTTGCCTATAACGTAGGAGAATTTAAAGGCATCATCTGCCCTATTATTGATGCGTTAAGAGGAAACGTCTATATGGCTTTTTATAAAGGTGGAAGTGAGTTAAATAGACTAAAAGATGTGTCACTGGAAGAAGTAGGCGTAGTTATGGACATAGTAAAGGGATACGGTGAAGAAGTTTTATTCGTCGGAGATGGTACTATTGCTTATAAAGACACATTAAAAAGTGCGTTGCCAGATGCCTTTTTTGCATCGCCGATTAACAACATATCAAGAGCGTCATCGGTTGGAATGATGGCACTTAAAAAAATATCAAAGGGCGAGATATGCACATATCTTGACTTTAAACCGTATTATATTAGAAAGCCTGCACCGTTGGAAAATTCTAAGTGA
- a CDS encoding D-2-hydroxyacid dehydrogenase, whose product MNNMLFLSKVGKKYIEEIQSIAPNFNVISKDDVEDISKYIEDVEVLVCFDGDAKKELIDDAKNLKWIHLLSAGADAMPFDILKQRNIILTNSKGVHKYQISEQVLGYMLLFERGLNYFIRKQINREWDKSVRVSELYGKTVCILGVGSIGEEIARIAREFGMKTVGVRKSGKSSPFIDEMYTDKNMIYAVSNADYVICALPLTDDTYHLLDAEFFKSMKSDSVFINIGRGSVVDEVSLIDALRQKNIRGAALDVFGNEPLSKDSPLWDMENVVITPHTAGISPRYMERAVQILKHNLKAYMGDGDYINVIDLKKQY is encoded by the coding sequence ATGAATAACATGCTTTTTCTGTCAAAGGTAGGCAAAAAGTATATTGAGGAGATACAAAGCATTGCGCCAAATTTTAATGTAATAAGCAAAGACGATGTAGAGGACATTTCCAAATATATTGAAGATGTGGAAGTGCTGGTTTGCTTTGATGGAGATGCTAAAAAGGAATTGATAGACGATGCCAAAAACTTAAAGTGGATTCACCTATTGAGTGCTGGTGCTGATGCGATGCCGTTTGATATACTTAAGCAGAGGAATATAATCTTGACCAATTCAAAAGGTGTTCACAAGTATCAGATATCTGAACAAGTTTTAGGGTATATGCTTTTATTTGAAAGAGGATTAAATTACTTCATAAGAAAGCAAATCAATAGAGAATGGGACAAATCTGTAAGGGTTTCTGAATTGTACGGAAAGACTGTTTGCATACTTGGCGTCGGAAGCATTGGAGAAGAAATAGCAAGGATTGCACGGGAATTTGGAATGAAAACCGTTGGAGTAAGAAAATCAGGCAAGTCAAGTCCCTTTATAGATGAGATGTACACAGATAAAAATATGATATATGCAGTTTCAAATGCTGATTACGTAATATGTGCGCTGCCTTTGACTGATGACACATACCATCTTTTAGATGCTGAGTTTTTTAAGAGCATGAAAAGCGACAGCGTATTTATAAACATCGGCAGAGGAAGCGTTGTCGATGAGGTATCCCTAATTGATGCGTTGAGGCAAAAAAACATAAGAGGCGCTGCATTGGATGTATTTGGAAATGAACCACTTTCAAAAGATAGTCCTCTGTGGGACATGGAAAATGTGGTGATCACACCGCATACGGCAGGCATATCGCCTCGATACATGGAAAGGGCAGTACAGATATTGAAACACAACCTTAAAGCATATATGGGCGATGGTGATTACATAAACGTCATCGATTTGAAGAAGCAATATTAA
- the tsaD gene encoding tRNA (adenosine(37)-N6)-threonylcarbamoyltransferase complex transferase subunit TsaD: MRENTIVLGIETSCDETSASVVKDGKIVMSNVIYSQINIHKEFGGVVPEIASRNHIEAIGNVVKEALLKADVTLDDVDVVAATYGPGLVGALLVGLSYGKALAYGKGVPFVGVNHIEGHISANYLDSDFEPPFICLIASGGHSHIVFVKDYGQYEVLGRTMDDAAGEAFDKVARALGLGYPGGPKIDEISKSGDPYRYNFPKSFMEKDNFDFSFSGLKTAVINQLHKERQNGIEINVADYAASFQMNVVDVLSSKLIEAAKFKNIKKISIAGGVASNSLLRERLKKLADEEGFVIHFPKQVYCTDNGAMIASAGYFDFIRGKVSGLDLNAVPYLKLF; the protein is encoded by the coding sequence ATGAGGGAAAACACGATAGTATTAGGGATTGAAACATCCTGCGATGAGACATCGGCAAGTGTCGTAAAAGATGGCAAAATCGTGATGTCTAATGTCATATATTCGCAGATAAATATACACAAGGAATTTGGCGGTGTTGTCCCTGAGATAGCATCAAGAAACCACATTGAAGCCATTGGAAATGTGGTGAAAGAGGCTCTTTTGAAGGCAGATGTGACGCTTGATGACGTTGATGTTGTTGCTGCTACATACGGTCCGGGACTTGTAGGTGCATTGTTGGTAGGGCTTTCGTACGGAAAGGCTTTGGCATACGGGAAAGGCGTGCCATTTGTTGGCGTAAACCACATTGAAGGGCATATATCTGCAAATTACCTTGACAGCGATTTTGAACCGCCATTTATTTGCCTTATAGCGTCAGGTGGACACAGTCACATCGTATTTGTAAAAGACTATGGACAGTATGAGGTTCTCGGTAGAACGATGGATGATGCTGCAGGAGAAGCATTTGACAAGGTGGCAAGAGCATTAGGTCTTGGATATCCTGGCGGTCCTAAAATAGATGAGATCTCAAAAAGCGGTGATCCATATCGCTATAACTTTCCAAAGTCTTTTATGGAAAAGGACAATTTTGATTTTAGCTTTAGTGGATTGAAGACAGCAGTCATAAATCAATTGCACAAAGAAAGGCAAAATGGCATTGAGATAAATGTGGCAGACTATGCTGCCAGCTTTCAGATGAATGTAGTCGATGTTTTGTCATCAAAGCTTATTGAGGCTGCTAAGTTTAAAAACATAAAAAAAATATCCATAGCAGGCGGTGTGGCTTCTAACAGCCTTCTTCGAGAAAGATTAAAAAAACTGGCAGATGAAGAAGGGTTTGTGATTCATTTTCCAAAACAAGTGTACTGCACAGACAATGGCGCTATGATAGCAAGTGCAGGGTATTTTGACTTTATTCGCGGAAAAGTTTCAGGATTAGACTTAAATGCTGTCCCGTATTTAAAACTTTTTTGA
- a CDS encoding TVP38/TMEM64 family protein, translating to MRRNKNKLFVNSLLIGAFVFLFFWVLFRYGDYLTYLLKDPAKFEKWILGFGAKGVLVFILIQVLQVVIFIIPGEVVQVAGGYLYGAVLGSLYSLIGITIGSVLCFAIARFLGYEFVRGMISEDKLKKFDYIINNKKGEMGLFIVFLMPGLPKDALSYVAGLTPVKFVNYFLITALARLPGIVISSYIGSNIEHKNYMVSAVVSVIAVILFVIGFLNKDKIIKKIN from the coding sequence ATGAGGAGAAATAAAAATAAGCTTTTCGTAAATAGCTTGTTAATAGGGGCTTTTGTATTTTTGTTTTTTTGGGTACTGTTTCGGTATGGCGACTACCTTACGTACCTTTTAAAAGACCCTGCAAAGTTTGAAAAGTGGATTTTAGGCTTTGGTGCAAAAGGCGTGCTGGTGTTTATACTTATACAGGTGCTGCAGGTTGTAATATTTATAATACCTGGTGAAGTGGTGCAGGTAGCTGGTGGATACCTTTATGGTGCTGTTTTAGGTTCTCTCTATTCTTTGATCGGCATAACCATTGGCTCTGTTTTGTGCTTTGCCATAGCAAGGTTTTTGGGTTATGAGTTTGTGAGGGGAATGATTTCAGAGGATAAGCTAAAAAAGTTTGACTACATCATAAACAACAAAAAAGGCGAGATGGGGCTTTTTATTGTATTTTTGATGCCAGGGCTTCCAAAAGATGCTTTGTCTTATGTGGCAGGATTAACACCAGTCAAATTTGTAAACTATTTTCTCATAACGGCTTTAGCTCGACTTCCGGGAATAGTTATTTCTTCATATATTGGTTCAAACATTGAACATAAAAACTACATGGTTTCTGCCGTTGTTTCAGTGATAGCGGTTATTCTATTTGTCATAGGATTTTTAAATAAAGACAAGATAATCAAGAAGATAAATTAA
- the argF gene encoding ornithine carbamoyltransferase — protein sequence MGFNLKGRSLLSLKDYTPQEIRYLLDISKQVKAERKAGIVHQRFLGKTIALIFEKRSTRTRCAFETAFGEEGGHPVFLSTDDIQLGAKESIEDTARVLGRMFDAIEFRGYNQSTVEALVKYSGVPVYNGLTDEYHPTQVLADLMTIEEEFGHLKGTKLVFVGDGRNNMANTLAIGCAKMGMDYVINSPKELWPQEDYINEIREMAVENGGTFTLTDVPGEGLEGAHAIYTDVWASMGEESKQKEREMLLRPFQVNDELMKKTNRPDTIFLHCLPAVKGQEVTYEVIEGKQSRVWDEAENRKHTIKAVMIATIL from the coding sequence ATGGGATTTAATTTAAAAGGCAGGAGTTTATTATCTTTAAAAGACTATACACCGCAGGAGATAAGGTATCTTCTGGACATTTCAAAGCAGGTTAAAGCAGAAAGAAAGGCAGGAATAGTCCATCAAAGGTTTTTGGGAAAGACAATTGCACTGATATTTGAAAAGCGCTCAACAAGGACCAGGTGTGCATTTGAGACAGCATTTGGCGAAGAAGGAGGACACCCTGTCTTCTTGTCGACAGATGATATTCAGCTTGGGGCAAAAGAATCCATAGAAGACACTGCGAGAGTTCTTGGCAGGATGTTTGATGCCATCGAATTTAGAGGATACAATCAAAGCACTGTTGAAGCTCTTGTAAAGTATTCAGGCGTCCCTGTATACAATGGGCTTACAGACGAATACCATCCTACACAGGTTTTGGCTGATTTAATGACGATAGAAGAGGAGTTTGGACACTTAAAAGGCACAAAATTGGTGTTTGTCGGCGATGGAAGAAACAACATGGCAAATACGCTGGCTATCGGTTGTGCCAAGATGGGCATGGACTACGTGATTAATTCGCCAAAAGAGCTTTGGCCTCAAGAGGACTACATAAATGAGATTAGAGAAATGGCTGTCGAAAATGGAGGGACATTTACTCTGACAGATGTGCCTGGTGAAGGCTTAGAAGGCGCACATGCAATTTACACAGATGTATGGGCATCTATGGGAGAAGAATCAAAGCAAAAAGAGAGAGAAATGCTGTTAAGGCCATTCCAAGTGAACGACGAGCTTATGAAAAAGACAAATAGGCCTGACACGATATTTTTGCACTGCTTGCCTGCTGTAAAAGGACAGGAAGTAACGTACGAAGTGATCGAAGGAAAGCAGTCGAGGGTATGGGACGAGGCTGAAAACAGAAAGCATACCATTAAGGCTGTCATGATAGCGACGATTCTCTAA
- a CDS encoding ABC-F family ATP-binding cassette domain-containing protein, producing the protein MAIISANNVNLSYGINSILENISFIVNEGDKIGVVGDNGAGKSTLFKLIVKDLQPDIGNISMPLISVGYLEQNAYIISNKSIYDEVKTVFQDIENLENEIKKLEKLIADTKDESKLYKLLDEYSKLTDEYNKKEGYSVDSKVRGVLIGLGFSQEEFDKPVSTLSGGQKTRLMLAKALLKDPDLLLLDEPTNHLDIPSIEWLEQYLRFFRGTVMVISHDRFFLDRIVTRIFEIENKTLKSYDGNYTEYVKKKNEEISIMMKAYEEQQKEIKRIQEMIMIQKNRRREKSVKMAESKQKLLDKMEKIDKPSINNETIKLSFDFIEKSGNDVLKVSDLSLSFDKPVFHNISFEVYKGDRIAILGPNGVGKTSLLKTIVGEIANYEGSISLGTNVSIGYYQQEFSNLNDEKTIIDEIWDENPYLTQTEVRTMLGSFLFSGDDVFKQIGKLSGGEKARVSLLKLILSKANFLLLDEPTNHLDLKSKEVLEKALLDFGGTLLFVSHDRYFIDKIATKVLEMSSDSIKEYYGNYSYYVEKRNENNTKEDEEEKKTKTQLKNEKMREKLKQKEAKKQREYMARIENEIIETEDAIKELEEKMCNPDIYKTGEIVDTQSKYNMLKEKLEKLYEEWEILSG; encoded by the coding sequence ATGGCTATAATATCAGCAAATAACGTAAATTTATCATACGGAATAAATAGCATATTAGAAAATATATCTTTCATTGTAAATGAAGGAGATAAAATAGGTGTTGTAGGAGATAATGGAGCTGGAAAATCGACTCTATTTAAGCTTATAGTAAAAGATCTTCAGCCTGACATCGGAAACATATCGATGCCACTAATAAGCGTAGGATATCTTGAGCAAAACGCCTATATAATAAGCAACAAGTCTATTTACGATGAAGTCAAGACAGTCTTTCAAGACATTGAAAATCTTGAAAATGAAATAAAGAAGCTGGAAAAATTGATAGCAGATACAAAAGATGAATCTAAATTATATAAGCTTCTTGACGAATATTCAAAGTTGACAGATGAATACAACAAAAAAGAGGGTTATTCGGTTGACAGCAAAGTGCGAGGCGTGCTTATAGGATTAGGCTTTAGCCAAGAAGAATTTGATAAACCTGTTTCTACCTTAAGCGGTGGCCAAAAGACAAGGCTTATGCTGGCAAAGGCTCTTTTAAAAGATCCTGACCTTCTTCTTTTAGACGAGCCTACAAATCATCTTGATATACCTTCCATAGAGTGGCTTGAGCAGTATTTGAGATTTTTTAGAGGAACTGTAATGGTCATATCACATGACAGATTTTTTCTCGACAGAATCGTAACTCGAATATTTGAGATAGAAAATAAGACATTGAAATCCTACGATGGAAATTACACAGAGTACGTAAAGAAAAAGAATGAAGAAATAAGCATAATGATGAAGGCTTATGAAGAACAGCAAAAGGAAATCAAGAGAATACAGGAAATGATAATGATACAGAAAAATCGCCGCCGCGAAAAATCAGTAAAAATGGCTGAAAGCAAGCAAAAACTTCTGGACAAGATGGAGAAAATAGATAAGCCTTCTATAAACAATGAAACAATTAAGCTTTCGTTTGATTTTATAGAAAAAAGCGGAAATGATGTTTTAAAGGTATCTGACCTCTCATTGTCTTTCGATAAACCTGTATTTCACAATATAAGCTTTGAAGTCTACAAAGGAGATAGAATAGCTATCTTAGGGCCTAATGGCGTAGGAAAAACTTCTCTCCTTAAAACCATCGTAGGCGAGATTGCAAATTACGAAGGAAGCATAAGCTTAGGCACAAATGTATCGATAGGCTATTATCAACAGGAGTTTTCAAATCTAAACGATGAGAAAACAATAATCGACGAAATATGGGATGAAAATCCTTATCTGACTCAAACAGAAGTAAGGACTATGCTGGGCTCTTTTTTGTTCAGCGGCGATGATGTGTTTAAACAAATAGGCAAGTTAAGTGGCGGGGAAAAAGCAAGAGTTTCCCTTTTAAAGCTTATCCTTTCAAAAGCCAACTTTCTACTTTTAGACGAGCCTACAAACCATCTCGACCTGAAGTCAAAGGAAGTGCTGGAAAAGGCATTGTTAGATTTTGGTGGCACACTTCTATTCGTGTCACACGACAGGTACTTTATAGACAAAATAGCCACAAAAGTATTGGAAATGTCCAGCGATTCTATTAAGGAATACTATGGGAATTATTCGTACTACGTAGAAAAAAGAAATGAAAATAATACAAAAGAAGACGAAGAGGAAAAAAAGACAAAGACACAGCTTAAGAACGAAAAAATGCGAGAAAAGCTAAAGCAGAAAGAAGCCAAAAAGCAAAGGGAATACATGGCACGAATAGAAAACGAGATAATAGAAACTGAAGACGCCATAAAAGAACTGGAAGAAAAAATGTGCAATCCCGATATATACAAAACTGGAGAAATCGTCGACACACAGTCAAAATACAATATGTTAAAAGAAAAATTAGAAAAACTGTATGAAGAATGGGAAATTTTAAGCGGGTAA
- a CDS encoding amidohydrolase, with the protein MYLLKGGKVLTMAGKNYEKADVLIGDGKILDVGEEIIAPLDAEVIDVSGLTVMPGMIDAHCHLGMWENAVGFEGADGNEETDPITPQLRAIDGINPMDKYFQEAYETGVTTAVTGPGSANVIGGQFVAIKTYGRRIDDMIVKEPVAVKVAFGENPKSVYNEQHKMPMTRMGIAALLRQELIKAQEYMEDMEKDPSDDEKKPSRDLGLEILVKVLKREIPLKAHAHRADDIFTALRIAKEFNVDITIDHCTEGHLIADYLVMEKAKVIVGPSLSERSKVELANLTFKTPGILSKAGLDVAIMTDHPVIPLNYLPICAGLAVREGMDEMEALKAITINPAKIVGIDDRVGSIEKGKDADIAVFDGNPIEIKTKTKFVFINGQLVFKR; encoded by the coding sequence GTGTATCTTTTAAAAGGCGGCAAAGTATTGACTATGGCAGGAAAAAACTATGAAAAGGCTGATGTACTTATAGGAGATGGAAAGATATTAGATGTAGGTGAGGAAATAATAGCACCGCTTGATGCGGAAGTCATAGATGTATCTGGGCTTACAGTGATGCCAGGCATGATAGATGCTCATTGCCACTTGGGCATGTGGGAAAATGCCGTAGGGTTTGAAGGGGCAGATGGAAATGAGGAGACAGATCCTATCACACCACAGTTGCGGGCTATTGACGGCATAAACCCTATGGATAAGTATTTTCAAGAAGCATACGAGACAGGCGTGACTACGGCTGTTACAGGCCCTGGCAGTGCTAATGTCATAGGTGGACAATTTGTAGCCATCAAGACTTATGGCAGACGCATCGACGATATGATAGTAAAAGAACCTGTGGCGGTTAAAGTGGCCTTTGGAGAAAACCCGAAATCTGTCTACAATGAACAGCACAAGATGCCTATGACCAGAATGGGCATTGCTGCACTGCTTAGACAGGAGCTTATAAAGGCCCAAGAGTACATGGAGGACATGGAGAAAGATCCTTCTGATGATGAGAAAAAGCCGTCAAGAGATCTGGGGCTTGAGATTTTGGTTAAAGTATTAAAAAGAGAGATACCTTTAAAGGCACATGCCCATAGGGCTGATGACATATTCACTGCTTTAAGGATAGCAAAGGAATTTAACGTGGACATAACCATTGACCATTGCACTGAAGGCCATCTTATAGCTGATTACCTTGTCATGGAAAAGGCAAAAGTCATCGTTGGTCCGTCATTATCTGAAAGATCAAAGGTGGAGCTTGCAAACCTTACTTTTAAGACGCCGGGGATTTTATCAAAAGCAGGGTTGGATGTAGCCATTATGACTGACCATCCTGTCATTCCGCTTAATTACTTGCCGATTTGTGCAGGTCTTGCAGTAAGAGAAGGTATGGATGAGATGGAGGCATTAAAGGCTATTACGATAAATCCAGCTAAGATCGTCGGAATAGACGATAGAGTTGGCAGCATAGAAAAGGGAAAAGATGCTGATATAGCCGTATTTGACGGAAATCCAATTGAGATAAAGACTAAGACAAAGTTTGTATTCATAAATGGACAATTGGTATTTAAAAGATAA